A genome region from Vanessa cardui chromosome 24, ilVanCard2.1, whole genome shotgun sequence includes the following:
- the LOC124539984 gene encoding trafficking protein particle complex subunit 12: MDNKPSLSQYFGSNEVPPASQFFDEIGTSPTDMIQSVYLGDPDTRPQTTATGIFPQNMTTSFIQNKMPQEMTFTNVVPTVSGSTAIPAANLPDPSTFFDTIGPEPQIGSIKSSVNTTSVLSDAMDGLSIKNQPIDKDADRRRDAWIPNEDAKKTLLKAQSSPKGSFFPEREVLTMPGIVLEEELADALQEVAVKYLGVSSAGIHGVVRAEHVSRDEAGLRELLRTGYLRSAINLTATLISAAGQGAGRMHRPTKHTPRSLQLWLTRFAVMCRIKLYEPLMKEAEPFGDFSKPDMFYQFYPESYENRTGSLVPFSLRLLIAELPMHVNKPEEAMDRLYAMLDVIEQMIANLNEGKTEDGTGNISIDDQNESLRLWTGRQTRVLHSIVNCAIALKDYRLASKILSSLGAAGPPGQRRALASALCRVALLAGHVRAAARHCDAARDLRHHLCPTPDVREYVDLGLIDIAHGKYQDAYNNFAKAADQEPTNIMVANNLSVCLLYMGRLKEAIAVLQKAIHSDPERGLNESLLINLCTLYELESSKTNEKKLNLLRMLCKHKSDTIPNVLECLKLT, translated from the exons ATGGATAACAAGCCCAGTTTAAGCCAATATTTTGGCAGTAATGAAGTACCGCCTGCTTCTCAATTCTTCGACGAGATAGGGACATCGCCAACAGATATGATACAGAGTGTTTATTTGGGAGATCCCGACA CACGTCCGCAGACTACTGCAACGGGAATTTTCCCACAAAATATGACTACGtctttcatacaaaataaaatgccTCAAGAGATGACTTTTACCAACGTCGTGCCCACTGTGAGCGGTTCCACGGCCATTCCAGCTGCAAACCTGCCTGATCCATCAACATTCTTCGACACAATTGGGCCGGAACCCCAAATCGGATCTATCAAGAGCAGTGTTAATACAACTTCCGTGCTATCTGATGCTATGGATGGATTAAGTATTAAG AATCAACCAATAGATAAAGACGCAGACCGGAGAAGAGATGCATGGATTCCCAATGAAGATGCtaagaaaacattattaaag GCACAATCTTCACCGAAGGGTTCGTTTTTCCCTGAAAGAGAAGTTCTTACAATGCCGGGGATAGTTTTGGAAGAAGAATtg GCTGATGCACTCCAAGAAGTAGCTGTTAAATACCTCGGAGTAAGTTCGGCTGGGATACACGGTGTGGTCCGCGCGGAGCACGTGAGCAGAGACGAGGCTGGGTTGAGGGAATTACTTCGTACGGGCTATTTACGGTCGGCAATCAACCTCACGGCCACACTCATCAGTGCAGCTGGACAAG GCGCAGGTCGCATGCACAGACCAACTAAGCACACGCCAAGGTCGTTACAGCTCTGGTTGACGAGATTCGCAGTCATGTGCCGCATTAAACTTTATGAGCCATTGATGAAGGAGGCTGAGCCGTTCGGTGATTTCTCTAAGCCGGATATGTTTTATcag TTCTATCCAGAATCGTACGAGAACCGAACCGGTTCACTGGTGCCGTTCTCATTGCGTCTCTTGATCGCCGAACTACCAATGCACGTAAATAAACCAGAAGAGGCAATGGACAGATTGTACGCGATGCTCGACGTCATAGAACAG ATGATAGCAAACCTGAACGAGGGTAAGACTGAAGATGGTACCGGCAACATCTCAATAGATGACCAGAACGAATCGTTGCGGCTTTGGACTGGTAGACAGACACGAGTTTTACATTCGATCGTGAACTGTGCGATTGCATTAAAG GACTACCGACTGGCAAGTAAGATCCTGTCGTCCCTGGGCGCGGCGGGGCCCCCGGGGCAGCGCCGGGCCCTGGCCAGTGCGCTGTGCCGCGTGGCGCTCCTGGCCGGGCACGTGCGCGCCGCCGCCAGACACTGCGACGCCGCGCGCGACCTGCGACACCATCT ATGCCCAACGCCTGATGTACGAGAGTACGTCGACCTCGGTCTTATAGACATAGCTCATGGGAAGTACCAGGACGCGTACAATAATTTCGCGAAAGCAGCCGACCAGGAACCAACGAATATTATG GTTGCAAACAACTTGTCAGTATGTCTTCTCTACATGGGACGACTCAAGGAGGCCATTGCTGTACTCCAAAAAGCAATCCACTCTGATCCAGAACGAGGATTAAACGAGAGCCTACTTATAAACCTTTGCACGCTATACGAGTTAGAATCTTCTAAAACAAACGAAAAGAAACTCAATCTGTTAAGAATGCTGTGCAAACATAAAAGCGATACAATCCCTAATGTTTTGGAATGTTTAAAGTTAACCTAA